The following proteins come from a genomic window of Pararhodobacter sp.:
- the pncB gene encoding nicotinate phosphoribosyltransferase, which yields MVDIATRVHNHNWKIDPIIRSLIDTDFYKLLMCQSIFRNKRDTQVTFSLINRTKSIRLAELIDEGELREQLDHVRGLTLSRGESTWLRGNMFYGKRAMFRSDFMEWFETMRLPPYQLDTRDGQYELTFEGSWPEVMLWEVPALSILMELRSRAVTKDMGKFELEVLYARAMSRVWEKVERLRAIDGLKLADFGTRRRHSFLWQDWCVQAMVEGLGKDTFIGTSNCRIAMRRDIEAIGTNAHELPMIYAALAEDDAALARAPYDVLADWHEEHDGNLRIILPDTFGTEGFLRNAPDWLAGWTGIRIDSGDPAAGAEMAIQWWKARGEDPRKKLVIFSDGLDVEKIETLHRQFKGRVKASFGWGTLLTNDFRGLVADDRLAPFSLVCKAISANGRPTVKLSDNPKKAMGPAQEIARYKRVFGVGEQAAQDVIV from the coding sequence ATGGTCGATATCGCAACCCGTGTGCACAATCACAACTGGAAGATCGATCCGATCATCCGGTCCCTGATCGACACCGACTTTTACAAGCTTCTGATGTGCCAGTCGATCTTTCGCAACAAGCGCGACACACAAGTCACCTTCAGCCTGATCAATCGCACCAAATCGATCCGCCTGGCCGAGCTGATCGACGAGGGCGAATTGCGCGAGCAACTGGACCATGTGCGCGGCCTCACGCTGAGCCGTGGCGAAAGCACCTGGCTGCGCGGCAACATGTTCTACGGCAAACGCGCGATGTTCCGCTCGGACTTCATGGAGTGGTTCGAAACCATGCGCCTGCCGCCCTATCAGCTGGACACGCGAGACGGGCAATACGAACTGACCTTTGAAGGGTCCTGGCCCGAGGTCATGCTGTGGGAAGTGCCCGCCCTGTCGATCCTGATGGAATTGCGCAGCCGTGCGGTGACCAAGGACATGGGCAAGTTCGAGCTGGAGGTGCTCTATGCCCGCGCCATGAGCCGGGTGTGGGAAAAGGTCGAACGCCTGCGCGCCATCGACGGGCTGAAACTGGCCGATTTCGGCACAAGGCGGCGGCACAGCTTCCTGTGGCAGGATTGGTGCGTGCAGGCGATGGTCGAGGGGCTGGGCAAGGACACGTTTATCGGCACCTCGAATTGCCGCATCGCCATGCGCCGCGATATCGAGGCGATCGGCACCAACGCGCATGAATTGCCGATGATCTATGCCGCCCTCGCCGAGGATGACGCGGCGCTGGCGCGCGCGCCCTATGACGTGCTGGCCGATTGGCACGAAGAACACGACGGCAACCTGCGCATCATCCTGCCCGACACTTTTGGCACCGAAGGATTTTTGCGCAATGCTCCCGACTGGCTGGCGGGCTGGACCGGGATTCGCATTGATTCGGGTGATCCGGCGGCGGGCGCTGAAATGGCGATCCAGTGGTGGAAGGCCCGTGGCGAAGATCCGCGCAAGAAGCTGGTGATTTTCTCGGACGGGCTGGATGTCGAGAAGATCGAAACGCTGCACCGGCAATTCAAGGGCCGCGTGAAGGCCAGCTTTGGCTGGGGCACCTTGCTGACCAACGACTTTCGCGGATTGGTCGCCGATGACCGCCTGGCCCCATTCTCGCTGGTGTGCAAAGCCATCAGCGCAAACGGCCGCCCGACGGTGAAACTGTCGGACAACCCCAAGAAGGCGATGGGCCCGGCCCAGGAGATCGCGCGCTACAAGCGGGTGTTTGGCGTCGGCGAGCAAGCGGCACAGGACGTGATTGTGTAG